GGGGAGCATTGCCTTCAGCATGGCACAATGCTTCAGATCCCTCCTGCTCGTGTGGCCCAGTGCATCCCCATTGCCACCAGCGaggggggtctcgggggtctctCTGTGTCTCAGTTTCCTGCTGTCAGGAGAAGCCCCTCTCAGCGTGGCTGAACCTGGCCAGCAGCACCATTTCCACCCAGTTCTGAGAACCCTTGTCCTTGTGAGGAAAGGGGATGGAGGAGCTCGGCagagtgggattttttgggggtgttggATGGGGTGTGGGGAATCTGAATGCTGGAGGAACAGAGGAGGGACGTGCCTCGCCATGCTGTGCTATGCCATCCCGACAGGACCTCTTGCAGccggggatggggatggggatgtggggacatgTTTTGCCGCTCTCTGGCAGCCGCATGGATGGAGTTGCCAGGCAACTGGCGGGTGGAGGCGAAGCGGGaacaaagcaggagctgccgGGACCCTCATTCCTCCACCTCTACCAAACCCCCTGCGCAGCGGGGCCAGTAAAGGCCGTGGGGTCACTCGCTGTGTCCCCGCGGCCGCTGCCATCATCCCACCCCAGCGTTGCCACAGGGCCCTCCCTGGTATCCCTGGTGGTTTTACGGGGGGATGGACCCTGGAGAAGGGGACTGGCACACGCTGGCCTGTCCTgcaaggtggggctgggggcagtgggCATGGGCAGGATGGGTACTCAGCACCTTCAGGAGCGGGGCAGGAGGATCAGCCCCAGGCGAGCGCCACATCtcgccctgccctgccccagaaCCTGCCCCGGCACCTGCCCCGGCACGCCGGGGCCCGTTCCAGCCTGGCAGGCGGCGGAAATGGGGGGGTCTGGCACCCACCCCgacctgcccaccctgccctgcgGGGGaacctgcagccccaggggtgCCGGGGTGGGGGGTCTCGCACCCACACCCGGCCCTTTCCCACGCTGCGGCGGGTGCAGAGAGCCGGGCTGGGGGTCCAGGGGTGGGTCATCACACAGCTGGGGATGTGCCCCCGTGCAGGGGACACTGGAGGAGGGGCGGTGTGCCCCTGGGCTGGCGTGGGGAAACTGTGTGGGTGTGCGGGGGCAGATCGGGCACGGGGGTGTGCCGGGGGTGTGCCGGGGGTGTGCGGCAGCACGTGGcaaggggctgtggggctgtgcccccTGGTCGCGGTGTGTGACAGCGAGGGGTGACAGGCTCTGGGCTGTATCCCCCCCAGGCTGTACGGTGTGTGTGGGAGGGGGACGCGTGGTGGTACCCCGGGGATGCGACAGGAGAATGCGGGGAGATGGATGCGGGGGTGTGTAACGCATCACCTGCGCGGGGAAGCAGGAGGTGACCGTGTCCTGGTGCGAGCCGGTGTCACCGCAGCCCCGGGGCGGGTTCGGTACCGAGCGCGGTGgtgcggggagggggcgggcaGGTGCCGTTGGCGGTCCCGGAGGCGGCGGTGGTGCGGGGAAAGGGGCGGGCAGGTGCCGGGgtcggcggcggcggggccgtaACGGGGCGGGGCGGTGCTGGCGGCGGGGCCGGTGTGGGGCGGGCGCAACGCGCAGCCggtgcggggcgggcggggagcggcgccGCGGCCCGAGCCTGAGCGGAGCCGAACGgagccgccaccgccgccgaTGGGCCCctgagccgccgccgccgccgcgcccgggCGGCCATGAAGCCGCTGGAGAAGTTGCTGAAGAAGCCGGGCTCGCACCTGCCCgtccgccccgccgccccctcgGGGCAGGTACCGGCTCCGGGGTCGGTGCCGGCACCGCGGCGGCAGAGCCTGTCGCGCCCGCCCGCCTCCCCCGAGGAGCCGGCGGGGCCCGCGGGGCCGGTACCGGGGGGCGAGGGCCGCTGGCTGGAGCTACGGCCGCCCGAGGCGCCGCTCCGCTCCCCTGAGGACCCGTCACCGGGCTGCGACCGCGATCGAGACCGGGACCGCGACCGGGAGCCGCCgagcccggagccgccgcccgccgcccggTGCTGCTGCGGCAGCGGCTgcgcccccgccgcgcccgcgccCCCCGAGCGGCTCCTGGCCGCGCTCCTCGACCGGCTGCCGGCGGCTGCACACGGGAGGGGCTGCGGGGCAGGTACGGGGCTGCGGGACTGCCGGGACGGGGCTGCGGGACCGCCGGGACGGGCTGCGGGGCTGCGCGGGGTGGGGAGCGCGTGGATCGTGGGCGATGCGGCGGAGCGGAGAGAGACCGGGGGCGGCCGCTGCTTGCGGGGAGGATGCGCTGGTGGATGCTGGGGTGGGAGACTGCGGGGTGGAGGGCTCCTGTGCCCGGTGAGGCGGGTGGCCCCGCTCAGGGCACAGCGGTGCTCGGTTGGGGTGACAAGGTCAAGGCTGGGTCTCCGCCGGGGCAGGGCGGCCGTGGCAGCGGGGTGGGCAGCAGTctgagggatgggcagggattcCGCGGGCAGAGGTGCTGGCAAGGGAATATGGGCTCAACGGCAGCGCCAGCTCGGTGGGGACCGGGGGTGGCCGGGCACCGACAGTCACTGCAGCATCCACCTCCCAGTTGGATGGTCCTTAACATCCTCCTGGTGCTAAAATTAGCCCCGACGGGAGCTGCAGTGGAGCGGGGAGAGGGGGGGCTGGGCGGTTGGACGCCCCTTTCCTCTGGCACAGGCCTCCCGATGCTGTCCCACCGCAGCTCCCCGTGCCCAGGTGTTGGGGTGGTTTTGGTGCCAGAGCTGggtgggagccaggctgggtgaAGGTGGGTGGGAGCCTTCCCACACCTCGgtgatccctgtcccagccaatCCTATTCGGCTGCTGGGACCAGAGGATGTCGAGGACCCCAGGCCACCGCCAGCCCCCTGCTCCAGTgatgccagggctgggattgggTGCAACCACCGACAAGAGGAGCCCTCGGGTAGGGGCGAGCTGGGACTGGCAGCGCCAGGTCCTGCCTGCACAAACAAGCTGCCAGGCCTGCTGgtgcctgggctggcagggagcaggggggcaGGAGCCAGCATGGGGGTCCCGACAGGGGGAAACGTCCCTGCTACTCTGGGGTACAGCgtgagtgctgcagtgggatggggaaactgaggcagggctggaggggctgcagcctgaAGGGATGAGGGGAGTTTGCAACTCCTGCCCCACAGGCAGAACCTGGGAGGGGGCTGCActcagggcagggggctgggagctgtgtaCCTACACCCCCGTGCTGCTGGtgcccctgcctgtccctgtgccccagacTGCCGTGtcctgctttcagcagcagctgatgccCCGTGGGTGCTGTGCCTGGCGCGGGAGTGCCAGGGGACCCTCTGCCCTGGCTTGGCACTGATCTGTGACCGGGTTAACTgtctggggggcactggggagtGGCTGGGTGGATGCTCTGAACGGCCCTTCTATGGCTCAGGTCCTTGGGTCTTGGAAGAGCTCTGGGGTATCCCTGGGGCACGTGGGGACCCCCGGCTGGGGACCCGCTTGGAGCCGAGGGTTGTGTTGGTGCCAGCGAGGGAGCGGTGCCCTGTCCAAAGGTCGTGGTGGTGACTGATGCCGGCTCTGACGCCGGTACCGGGCCCTCGGCTCACCTGGCCCTGCCAAAACACCTTCACAGGGTGGTGCCACCCATGCTTCCCCAGAAAACCCGGCTGTGGCACCCGCCCAGCGTGCCTCAAGCtgcctgcctcagtttccctttgcCGTGTCCTGCTGTGCCCGCGGCCGGGCTGGGCTCTCACGGGGTTCCCGGGTGTGCCGGGGCGTCGCGGCCCCAGTCCCGCCCTGCCGGCGCCTCTGCCCCCACACCGGCTCGGCCGGGCCCGgctgccccggggctgggagCGGGCCCTGAGTCAGCGCCGGCGCGGGGGGGTTCGCGTGGGGTTCGGCCTCTCCCGGTGTCACCCTGTGAATTAGCATCGCTCCCCTCACCCATCCACCAGGCGGGCATGGCGCCCCGGGGGTGTCGGGGGGTTCTGTGCGGGATGAGTGCCCACacctgtgcccctgtcccccccagagTCGCTGCTGGATGATATCGTGCTCACCCACTCGCTGTTCCTGCCCACCGAGCGCTTCCTGCAGCAGCTACACCAGCAATATCCTGGGGGGCCCCGGGGGGCAACGAgggtgggtggggaggggtctgtgGGTGGGTGTGAGGAGGGCGCTGGGGTTCAGGGAGGGTGCAATGGGGAGGTGTCcaaggctgagcacagggagggcatGAGGAGGGCACAAGGGTGCAATGAGGAGGGGTCCGAGCTGGGCATGAGGAGGGTATTGGGGTGCGGTGAGGGTGGAACCATGAAGGGAACACGGTGGTGGCACAAGAGTtggcaggaggatgcaaccagGAGGGTaccagcatgggcagcagggtgCTGCGAAGATGGCACAAAGGTGGCCATGAGGGTGACAAAAGGGTGGAGATGGGGCTGAGATGTGAGACATAAGGAGGCAGCGGGGTGCTATGGGGGGCTCACAGGAGCAGCAAGAAGCGGACTGGGGTGCCACGAGGGTGGGCTACAGGTTTGGGTGCGAGGTGGGCAGTGTGGTGCTACCAGGGAGGGCACAACGACCCTCACTGAGCTCCCTCGGTGCAGCGGGTGCTGGGGGGTGGCCGAGGGTCCCTCCTTGCCGTGGCACCTCCTTGACAGTGCCACCTTTGTGCTGGCGGCTGGCAGCCCCCCGGCGCACTGGGAGGAGGGGTCCGGGCTGCGGCGCAAGCGGGCGGTGCTGGCCGTGCTGCTGCACTTCCTCGAGACCTAcaaggggctgctgcaggaggaggagagcgCCGGGAAGGTCATCAAGGTGGGTGTCCCCTTCCCGTGTCCCCCTCTCAGTGTCCTGCAGTCCCGGCCCTGACCCGTCTTGCCCCACAGGAGCTTTACCTGCTCATCATGAAGGACACGTCCCTGTACCACGAGCTGGAGGACGAGATCATCAAACTGCACCAACTCGTGGAGACTGTGGAGCTCAAGTGAGAGGAGGGTTGGGGGGCCTAGGGGTCCCCTAGGGGACCAGGGGGGGCAGGGAGTCCAATGGAGTCTGTGGGACACGGGATCCCCAGGGAGGACCAGGGTTTTTGAGGTTCCCTCTGGGTCAGGAGGTacctgggggtccctgtgggtcAGGGAGTCCCCAAGAAGGACAAGGAGTTGTGGGGgtgcccaggggctggaggggtcAGTAGCAGCTCACCCTGGGGCCCTCCTGGTTTTGTGTCCCACTCACGCCCTCACCATGTGCAgcctcagacccctccccactgAACCCTCCTcctgtgccctggctgggggctgccagggcacccCGCGGGTCTCAGGGTGCACCCCGGGGGTCCGGGGCCCTGCCTGAGCCCCTTCCTGTGCCCCCACAGGGTGGCCGACGAGACCCCCCCCCCGAACAAGCAGGTGAAGCCGCTGTTCCGACATTTCCGACGCATCGACTCCTGCCTGCAGACCCGGGTGGCATTTCGGGGTTCTGACGAGAGTGAGTGACTCtggggagagctgagagggactgggggtCCCCTCTGTGACCCACGAGCCGCTGGATGGGGCCGTGCCCAGAGCCTgctccgtgcctcagtttccccggTGGGCAGTGCCCGGGGTGGTGTGGGGGTGCCCGGCGCTGACCCCCCGCCCTCTCCCCAGTTTTCTGCCGCGTGTACATGCCCGACCACTCGTACGTCACCATCCGCAGCCGCCTCTCGGCCTCGGTGCAGGACATCCTGGCCTCGGTCACCGAGAAGCTGCAGTACTCGGAGGAGCAGAGCGCCCGCGGGGACGCGCTCATCCTGGTCACCATGGCCTCGTCCGGAGGTGcccgtggggctgggggggctgcgggcggggctggggggtccgGCCGGTGCTGaccccaccctgtgcccctCGGCAGAGAAAGCGGTGCTGCAGCCCAGCGAGGAGTGCGTGTTCACCACCCTGGGCATCAACAGCCACCTCTTCGCCTGCACCAGGGACACTTTCGACTCTCTGGTGAGCCCCGTGGTGGGGACACCCCCCCATCACCTGGCACCGCGGTCACTCCTTGCACAGAACGGGGGGgaccctcccagcccccccTGAGAGCCCTGCCCGGTGTCCCCTCGCAGGTGCCGCTGCCCGAGGAGATCCAGGTGGTCCCGGGAGACACCGAGATCCACCGCGCAGAGCCCGAGGATGTCGCCAACCACCTCACAGCCTTCCACTGGGAGCTCTTCCGCTGCATCCACGAGGtttggggggctcggggggctcggaGAAATCATCGCGCTGTGGATTTGGGAAGGCTCTGATGGAATGTGTGTGTATCCCCCCAGCTGGAATTCGTGGATTACGTGTTCcacggggagcggggccggcgggaGACGGCgaacctggagctgctgctgcagcgcTGCAGTGAAGTGCAGCACTGGGTGGGCacggagctgctgctctgcgaGGGGCTGGGCAAACGCGCCCACCTGCTCAAGAAGCTCATCAAGATCGCTGCCATGTGAGTGGGGGGACCACggggggggctgcaggggggtcCCTGCGGTGCCCAGCCCACCCCTCACGCTGTCCCCCACCAGCTGTAAGCAGAACCAGGACATGCTCTCCTTCTACGCCATCGTCATCGGTCTCAACAACGCCGCCGTCAGCCGCCTGCGCCTCACCTGGGAGGTGAGGGCTGGAGTAACCCCGAGCCTCAGGGGGCTCCCAGATCTTCCTGTGCCTTTCTGAACACCCCCAAGTGCTCCCTGACCCTTTCCTGGGTGATCCCAGACCACTCCTGGGTGCTGCCTGTTTCCTCTGGGAGCTCTCACCCCACCCCTGGGTGCTCCCAGGACTCTTTGGCTGCTCCCAGATCacccccaggtgctcccagaCCACCCCTGGGTGCTCCCAGGATTCTTTGGATGTTCCCAGACCACTCCTGGGTGCTCCCAGATCTTCCTGTGCCTTTCTGAACACCCCCAAGTGCTCCCTGACCCTTTTCTGGGTGATCCCAGACCACTCCTGGGTGTTACCTGTTTCCTCTGGGAGCTCTCACCCCACCCCTGGGTGCTCCCAGGACTCTTTGGATGCTCCCAGATCACCCCTGGCTAGTCCCAGACcacccctggctgctcccagatCTTCCTGTGCCTTTCTGAACACCCCCAAGTGCTCCCTGACCCTTTCCTGGGTGATCCCAGACCCCTCCTGGGTGTTACCTGTTTCCTCTGGGAGCTCCCAGACCACcctccagtgctcccaggaCTCTTTGGATGCTCCCAGACCACCCCTGGGTGCTCCCTGACACTGCCCAGGTCCTCCCAGGACCCTTGGGATGCCCTTGCCCACACCTGTCTGCTCCTCCTGGGTTCTTTCAGGCTCCCCTTGTGTTTTCTTGGAACCCCCTAGGAACTCCTCCCTCCCTCAGTACTCCCAGAACCTCTCTGGGTGCTCCTGAACTGCCCCTAGATGCTCCCACCCCATCCTCCAGTGCTCCCAGAACTCTCTGGACGCTCCCAGACCACCCCTGACACTGCCCAGGTGCTCCCAGGACCCTTGGGATGCTTGTGCCCACACCTGGCTGCTCCAGACCTCTCATGGGTTCTTCCAGACCCTACTTTGAGTGCTCTTGGAACCCTCCAGGAGCTCACATCCCCAGCTCCGTGTTTCCAGGACTCTTCTGGGTCCTCTCAGACCACCCCTGGATGCTTCCAGGCCTTCCTGGGCCTTTCCTGGGCTCTCCCAGAACCTCCTGCCCTCTCCTTTGGTGCTCCCTGGCCCTACTGGTTGCTACCTACCCTCTACCCCTTTTTGTCTTCCAGAAACTCCCAGGGAAATTCAAGAATCTGTTTCGGAAGTTTGAGAACCTGACGGTGGGTGAGAGGTGtgggggctgctgtgggtgTTGGGGAAGTCCCCAGGCCTCTCCTGAGGGTGTTTGGGGGTTCCCAAGCCTCtcctgggggtgtttggggggtcCCCAAGCCTCTCCTGGGGGTGTTTCAATGCCTAaaccccccaattccccccag
This Catharus ustulatus isolate bCatUst1 chromosome 23, bCatUst1.pri.v2, whole genome shotgun sequence DNA region includes the following protein-coding sequences:
- the RAPGEFL1 gene encoding rap guanine nucleotide exchange factor-like 1, whose translation is MKPLEKLLKKPGSHLPVRPAAPSGQVPAPGSVPAPRRQSLSRPPASPEEPAGPAGPVPGGEGRWLELRPPEAPLRSPEDPSPGCDRDRDRDRDREPPSPEPPPAARCCCGSGCAPAAPAPPERLLAALLDRLPAAAHGRGCGAESLLDDIVLTHSLFLPTERFLQQLHQHFVLAAGSPPAHWEEGSGLRRKRAVLAVLLHFLETYKGLLQEEESAGKVIKELYLLIMKDTSLYHELEDEIIKLHQLVETVELKVADETPPPNKQVKPLFRHFRRIDSCLQTRVAFRGSDEIFCRVYMPDHSYVTIRSRLSASVQDILASVTEKLQYSEEQSARGDALILVTMASSGEKAVLQPSEECVFTTLGINSHLFACTRDTFDSLVPLPEEIQVVPGDTEIHRAEPEDVANHLTAFHWELFRCIHELEFVDYVFHGERGRRETANLELLLQRCSEVQHWVGTELLLCEGLGKRAHLLKKLIKIAAICKQNQDMLSFYAIVIGLNNAAVSRLRLTWEKLPGKFKNLFRKFENLTDPCRNHKTYREVLAKMKPPLIPFVPLILKDLTFLHEGSKTLLDGLVNVEKLHCIAEKVRTVRKYRSRPLCLELEASPAQLQTKAYVRQLRVIDNQNLLFELSYKLEPGSQ